From Pelotomaculum schinkii, the proteins below share one genomic window:
- a CDS encoding AAA family ATPase gives MLFPLGGPVPENDIIGRDSFIDTLQMRLAEGHSVMLAGPRRIGKTSLAQEVLRRLKKQGLYVASVDFFRLSSKRNIAESIINSCLENRTGIRRTLDAVWDQAKLLAGSAKIAVKMKDLEFNIGLPRKEMDDETLMEYAFSLPELLAEKDKKRMVVLFDEFQDAGQITGSDIYKKMRSFFQLQRNVSYLFLGSKEGMMQSLFGGKKQAFYRFATVLPIPQIRESDWELYISRKFRGKNIETSSEAVKEIISLAGGHPQDTMLICSEAYYTLLEVEETKLSLDIVRIAFDRAMATLMPVFDEMLDELSKKHLVREVLHRLAIGDIIYKEKNHPYDVKRAIDQLTLTAVIEKEGRGKYRFVEPMLKEYIVRNYQDG, from the coding sequence ATGTTATTTCCGCTCGGAGGGCCAGTTCCTGAAAACGATATTATAGGTAGGGATAGCTTCATTGACACGCTTCAAATGCGCCTAGCAGAAGGGCATAGTGTAATGCTCGCGGGTCCGAGAAGGATTGGTAAAACTTCACTTGCACAGGAAGTACTGAGACGTTTAAAAAAGCAAGGCTTGTATGTTGCGTCGGTAGATTTCTTTCGCTTGTCGAGTAAGAGAAACATTGCCGAATCAATCATCAATAGTTGTCTCGAAAACAGGACGGGTATTCGCAGGACTTTGGATGCTGTCTGGGATCAGGCAAAATTACTTGCCGGTTCAGCTAAAATTGCCGTGAAGATGAAAGACCTGGAGTTTAATATAGGCCTTCCTAGGAAAGAGATGGACGATGAAACTTTGATGGAGTATGCATTTAGCTTACCTGAACTTCTCGCTGAAAAAGATAAAAAGCGCATGGTGGTACTGTTCGATGAGTTCCAGGACGCGGGGCAAATTACTGGTTCAGATATATATAAAAAAATGCGCTCCTTTTTCCAACTTCAAAGGAACGTGTCTTATCTCTTCCTCGGTTCCAAAGAAGGCATGATGCAATCCCTTTTCGGTGGGAAAAAACAGGCATTTTACAGGTTCGCTACAGTATTGCCAATACCCCAGATAAGGGAGAGTGATTGGGAGCTTTATATAAGTCGCAAGTTCAGGGGGAAAAACATCGAGACAAGCAGTGAAGCCGTTAAAGAAATAATATCATTGGCGGGAGGACACCCGCAAGACACCATGCTCATATGTTCTGAAGCCTATTACACTTTGTTGGAGGTAGAAGAAACTAAGCTGTCTTTAGACATTGTAAGGATCGCCTTTGACAGGGCGATGGCCACTTTAATGCCTGTATTTGATGAAATGCTTGACGAGTTGAGTAAAAAGCACTTGGTGCGCGAGGTTCTTCACAGACTTGCGATAGGAGACATCATTTACAAGGAGAAAAATCACCCTTACGATGTGAAAAGAGCTATCGACCAACTGACGCTTACTGCTGTTATAGAAAAAGAAGGTCGGGGCAAGTACAGATTTGTTGAACCGATGCTAAAAGAGTATATAGTTAGAAACTACCAGGATGGTTAG
- a CDS encoding alpha/beta fold hydrolase yields MPFFKYKNKSCYYEEHGEGIPLLFLHGNTASLNMFLDVMESFSKDYKVVLIDFPGHGFTCEGTLKLAEKLYNGNINDFEVR; encoded by the coding sequence ATGCCGTTTTTTAAATATAAAAATAAATCATGTTACTATGAGGAACATGGAGAAGGAATCCCTCTGCTTTTCTTGCATGGTAATACTGCTTCTTTAAATATGTTTTTAGATGTAATGGAGTCTTTTTCAAAGGATTATAAAGTTGTTCTAATAGACTTTCCCGGACACGGCTTTACCTGTGAAGGAACTCTGAAGCTGGCCGAAAAGCTATATAATGGAAACATCAACGACTTTGAAGTTCGTTGA
- a CDS encoding MmcQ/YjbR family DNA-binding protein, translated as MGEPVMKYEWLDAYLLGKAGAEHDFKIEWQWERYLVWGKMFAATCTPDPKYKPHNGRSMVILKCDPLLAELFRKEYPDVVPGFYCDKRCWNSVYLDGAMPDEILKDMCDMSYKLVFEKLPKKVQKEILGG; from the coding sequence ATGGGTGAACCAGTAATGAAATATGAATGGCTTGACGCGTATCTGTTGGGAAAAGCGGGCGCGGAGCATGATTTCAAGATTGAATGGCAGTGGGAGCGCTATCTCGTCTGGGGTAAGATGTTCGCGGCCACCTGTACCCCGGACCCGAAGTATAAGCCGCACAACGGGCGGAGCATGGTCATTCTGAAATGCGATCCGTTGCTTGCCGAACTGTTCCGGAAGGAGTATCCGGACGTGGTGCCGGGCTTCTACTGCGACAAGCGCTGCTGGAATTCGGTCTACCTCGACGGTGCCATGCCCGACGAAATCTTGAAGGATATGTGTGATATGTCCTACAAGCTGGTATTTGAGAAACTCCCGAAGAAAGTGCAAAAGGAGATACTCGGTGGGTAA
- a CDS encoding xanthine dehydrogenase family protein molybdopterin-binding subunit gives MKKNNVVGRNVRRLDAAEKATGTATFSTDFYLPGMLYGKVLRSPYPHARIISIDTTEAEKFPGVKAVATYQNTSREIFNTSATMTFTVPALEPVLDQYIFDNIVRYVGDEVAAVAAVSEKAAEEALKLIKVEYKELPAVFDPLEAMEPEAPDIHPNCGAGKNIPGEIVKIPFGDVDKGFKESDVVFEGRFQLPVQKQAQLETQAAVAQVGVDGKITVWSTTQTPHPSRIILAKVFGVPESKVRVLNPPYVGGGFGVRIGLSAKAEPIAVALAKLAGKPVKVVYSREEDFIASDTRHGGYVSIKLGAKQDGTFHAMELKGILNSGAYCSFSCETPGVLGAMGLAVYRVPNQSYYGHSVYTNTTPAGAMRGFGNPQAMFAIESAVDMIAEKLEMDPLELRLKNIMQAGDPWCLPYPCQSTGLAECIEKGALSIGWEKRNSLNQPGAMKLKGIGVGVGTHVSNAWPFCVDYDNAYVTVQQDGSIHLAAGVPDIGTGTSTTLPQLAAEALGVGLGEVSLTFADTATTPFDIGSHASRTCYAAGTAVVAAANDARRQILEYAGDFLNVPPERLDLKDSVIYITGRELGGQCAGTGVCQTGENRNSVSLRELAYHAHLRNKQFIGVGRIVPGNAPPWHAHFAEVEVDTETGQVKVLKIAAAHDVGKAINPLIVEGQIEGGVLMGVGYAISEEILYDAKGKQLHNSLHKYMLPTAEDAPEIDAIVVEANDPTGPYGAKGVGETGLVPTAGAIANAVYNATGIRFYEIPLTEEKVYKALKQRV, from the coding sequence ATGAAAAAAAATAATGTCGTTGGCAGAAATGTTCGCAGGCTGGATGCCGCTGAAAAGGCCACCGGAACAGCCACCTTTTCCACCGATTTCTACTTGCCCGGCATGCTGTACGGGAAGGTGCTGCGCAGCCCCTATCCCCATGCCCGGATTATCAGTATTGACACAACTGAAGCTGAAAAATTTCCCGGGGTTAAGGCGGTGGCTACCTATCAAAACACCTCCAGGGAAATTTTCAACACCTCCGCCACAATGACTTTTACCGTGCCGGCGCTTGAACCGGTCCTGGACCAGTATATATTTGACAACATAGTGCGCTACGTGGGTGACGAGGTGGCGGCTGTGGCGGCAGTCAGTGAAAAGGCGGCTGAGGAAGCGCTGAAATTGATTAAGGTAGAGTACAAGGAACTGCCGGCTGTATTTGATCCGCTGGAAGCAATGGAGCCGGAAGCGCCCGATATCCACCCTAACTGCGGCGCCGGTAAAAATATCCCCGGAGAAATAGTCAAGATCCCTTTTGGCGACGTAGACAAGGGTTTTAAAGAAAGCGATGTAGTATTCGAAGGACGTTTTCAATTGCCTGTTCAGAAGCAGGCCCAGCTGGAAACACAGGCGGCTGTGGCGCAGGTCGGTGTTGACGGAAAAATCACGGTCTGGTCGACTACTCAAACACCGCACCCCTCCCGGATCATCCTGGCCAAGGTTTTTGGGGTCCCCGAAAGCAAGGTCAGGGTATTGAACCCGCCTTATGTAGGAGGCGGCTTCGGTGTGCGCATCGGTTTGAGCGCGAAAGCCGAACCTATTGCTGTGGCGCTGGCCAAGCTGGCCGGGAAACCGGTCAAGGTTGTTTATTCCAGGGAAGAGGATTTTATCGCCTCAGATACACGGCATGGAGGATATGTGAGCATCAAGCTGGGAGCCAAGCAAGACGGGACCTTCCATGCAATGGAGCTGAAGGGGATTTTGAATTCCGGAGCTTACTGCAGCTTTAGCTGTGAAACGCCTGGCGTGCTGGGAGCGATGGGGCTGGCTGTTTACCGCGTCCCCAATCAGTCCTATTATGGCCACAGCGTTTACACCAATACCACCCCCGCGGGAGCCATGCGCGGTTTCGGCAACCCCCAGGCCATGTTTGCCATTGAGTCGGCGGTGGACATGATCGCCGAAAAACTGGAGATGGACCCGTTGGAGCTGCGCTTGAAAAATATTATGCAGGCCGGAGACCCCTGGTGTTTGCCTTATCCCTGCCAATCGACCGGTTTGGCCGAGTGTATTGAAAAGGGAGCGTTAAGCATTGGTTGGGAAAAAAGGAATAGCTTAAACCAGCCCGGAGCCATGAAGCTCAAGGGAATAGGTGTTGGAGTAGGTACCCACGTGAGCAACGCCTGGCCATTTTGTGTGGACTATGATAACGCTTATGTCACTGTGCAGCAGGACGGGTCCATTCACTTAGCCGCCGGAGTTCCCGACATCGGCACCGGGACCAGCACCACCCTGCCGCAATTGGCCGCCGAAGCGCTCGGCGTAGGACTCGGCGAAGTAAGCCTGACTTTTGCCGATACCGCAACCACGCCCTTTGACATCGGCAGTCACGCCAGCCGGACCTGTTATGCCGCCGGAACAGCTGTAGTGGCAGCGGCTAATGACGCCCGCAGGCAGATCCTCGAATATGCCGGTGATTTTTTAAATGTCCCGCCGGAAAGACTGGATCTCAAGGATTCTGTTATCTATATCACCGGCCGGGAATTGGGCGGGCAGTGCGCGGGAACCGGCGTGTGTCAAACCGGTGAAAACAGAAATAGTGTAAGCCTGCGGGAGTTGGCTTACCACGCGCACCTGCGCAATAAACAGTTTATCGGGGTGGGCCGGATTGTTCCGGGGAACGCCCCTCCCTGGCACGCCCATTTCGCTGAGGTCGAAGTGGACACGGAAACCGGCCAGGTCAAGGTATTAAAGATTGCCGCGGCGCACGACGTGGGCAAGGCCATCAACCCGCTTATTGTGGAAGGGCAAATCGAGGGTGGTGTCCTGATGGGCGTGGGTTACGCCATCAGTGAGGAAATCCTCTATGACGCTAAAGGAAAACAACTGCACAACAGCCTGCATAAATACATGCTGCCCACAGCGGAGGATGCGCCTGAAATAGACGCCATTGTGGTAGAGGCCAACGACCCGACCGGCCCTTACGGCGCCAAGGGTGTGGGTGAGACAGGTTTGGTGCCGACTGCGGGGGCTATTGCCAATGCGGTTTATAACGCCACAGGGATTCGCTTTTACGAGATACCTCTGACCGAAGAAAAGGTTTACAAAGCCTTAAAGCAGCGGGTTTAA
- a CDS encoding (2Fe-2S)-binding protein: MGVKMLSFILNGEKTVVEVAPSDMLVDVLRDKLLLTGTKKGCGKGECGACTVIINGEAVNSCMVPALKAEGAVVETIEGIGRPDKLHPLQESFMDHGAIQCGFCTPGMIMSSKALLDKNPAPSREDIREAVSGNICRCTGYVKIETAVSAAAKQIRESR, encoded by the coding sequence ATGGGCGTCAAAATGCTGTCTTTTATTCTCAACGGGGAAAAAACTGTAGTGGAAGTCGCTCCTTCCGATATGCTGGTTGACGTTTTGAGGGATAAACTGCTCCTGACCGGAACCAAGAAAGGTTGCGGTAAAGGGGAATGCGGGGCTTGTACGGTGATTATAAACGGGGAGGCTGTCAACTCCTGTATGGTTCCCGCCTTAAAAGCCGAGGGCGCGGTGGTGGAAACAATCGAAGGGATCGGGCGTCCGGATAAATTGCACCCGCTGCAGGAAAGCTTCATGGATCACGGAGCCATACAGTGCGGTTTCTGTACCCCGGGGATGATCATGTCGTCAAAAGCCCTGCTCGATAAAAACCCGGCACCCAGCCGGGAAGATATCAGGGAAGCTGTATCAGGGAATATCTGCCGCTGCACGGGTTACGTCAAAATAGAAACAGCGGTGTCGGCTGCCGCGAAACAAATCAGAGAAAGCCGGTAA
- a CDS encoding FAD binding domain-containing protein yields the protein MLQDYLVPETVEQALSHLQENKGKARIIAGGTDLLLDLKEGKKEAGILVDITKIPGLQMITVENGFVRIGAAVTHNQVAKSDIIRDKASVLAQAARSVGSLQIRNSGTVVGNVLNAQPAADTAVALTALGAVAEILSPAAKENLPVEDLYAGLGKSAVDSASQLLTMVQFPALSTNQGSAFERLEQRKALALPMLNVAVVVSLSGEQFEWARIVMAPVGTKPVRATGSEAILTGARVTSEIIEKAAGAAIAQANPRDSALRGSREYRLEVLPVLVRRALESAVAQAKANS from the coding sequence ATGCTACAAGACTACCTTGTTCCGGAAACAGTCGAACAGGCGCTGTCACATTTGCAGGAAAACAAAGGGAAAGCCAGGATCATCGCAGGGGGTACGGACCTGCTCCTGGATCTAAAGGAGGGCAAGAAAGAAGCCGGGATTTTGGTCGACATTACTAAAATTCCCGGATTGCAAATGATCACGGTGGAAAATGGCTTCGTGCGGATTGGCGCTGCTGTAACCCATAACCAGGTCGCCAAATCTGATATCATCAGGGACAAGGCTTCCGTCCTGGCCCAGGCGGCCAGATCGGTGGGTTCCCTGCAAATCCGTAATTCCGGCACAGTGGTTGGGAATGTGCTGAATGCGCAGCCTGCCGCCGACACGGCGGTAGCCCTGACAGCGCTGGGCGCGGTTGCTGAAATCCTGTCGCCGGCGGCAAAGGAGAACCTGCCGGTGGAAGACCTGTATGCCGGTCTCGGAAAAAGCGCTGTGGACAGCGCCTCCCAACTGTTGACCATGGTTCAATTTCCCGCCTTGTCAACGAATCAGGGCTCAGCTTTTGAACGGTTGGAACAACGTAAGGCGCTGGCCCTGCCCATGCTCAATGTGGCGGTGGTGGTTTCCCTGTCCGGTGAGCAGTTTGAGTGGGCCCGCATCGTCATGGCTCCGGTCGGGACAAAACCGGTGCGCGCGACCGGGTCGGAAGCAATATTAACAGGCGCCAGGGTAACTTCGGAGATAATTGAAAAGGCGGCCGGTGCGGCTATTGCCCAGGCCAACCCCAGGGACAGCGCGCTCAGAGGTTCACGGGAATACCGCCTGGAGGTCCTGCCGGTTCTGGTCAGACGCGCCCTGGAGTCGGCCGTTGCTCAAGCGAAAGCCAACTCTTAA
- the gltA gene encoding NADPH-dependent glutamate synthase codes for MAAENTKKAIIPKKNPMPAQDPVIRAGNFNEVALGYSEEAVVAEAERCIQCKNAPCRQGCPVDIDIPAFIKKVAERDFAGGAQKLKETNALPAVCGRVCPQESQCEKYCTLGKKYEPVGIGRIERYLADWELATGVKIPQTAAPTGKKVAIVGSGPAGLTCAADLAKLGHQVTIFEALHIAGGVLMYGIPEFRLPKSVVQAEIDNLKKLGVDIQVNAIVGKFSTIDELMESGYDAVFLGTGAGLPNFMRIPGENACGVYSANEFLTRSNLMQAYRFPETDTPIFAGKRVAVLGGGNVAMDAARTALRLGAEESWIVYRRSRVELPARIEEVEHAEEEGVKFQFLTNPTRILYNDDYWVTGMECLRYELGEPDASGRRSPVPVKGSEFILEVDTVVVAIGTGLNPLISKTTPDLAVNKRGNITADLETGATSKPGVYAGGDVVTGSATVILAMGAGRAAAKSINNYLLSNNKFLSGSLLEVREASQVRVNEAMSK; via the coding sequence ATGGCTGCGGAAAACACAAAAAAAGCTATTATCCCCAAAAAGAACCCCATGCCGGCTCAGGACCCCGTGATTAGAGCCGGGAACTTTAACGAGGTTGCCTTAGGTTACAGTGAAGAGGCCGTTGTCGCCGAGGCGGAGCGCTGCATCCAGTGTAAAAACGCCCCCTGCCGGCAGGGATGTCCGGTTGATATAGACATCCCGGCTTTTATCAAAAAGGTTGCCGAACGGGACTTTGCCGGGGGTGCCCAAAAGCTCAAGGAAACCAACGCCCTGCCGGCAGTCTGCGGGCGGGTTTGTCCCCAGGAAAGCCAGTGTGAAAAGTACTGTACTCTGGGCAAGAAATATGAGCCCGTGGGCATCGGCCGGATTGAACGCTATCTGGCTGACTGGGAACTGGCTACAGGTGTGAAGATCCCGCAAACAGCGGCTCCTACCGGCAAGAAGGTAGCCATCGTGGGTTCCGGCCCGGCCGGGCTGACCTGCGCCGCCGATCTGGCCAAGCTCGGCCACCAGGTAACCATCTTTGAAGCCCTGCATATCGCGGGCGGGGTACTGATGTACGGCATTCCCGAGTTCCGCCTGCCCAAGTCAGTCGTCCAGGCGGAAATCGACAACCTCAAGAAATTGGGGGTCGATATTCAGGTCAACGCTATTGTCGGCAAGTTTTCCACTATAGATGAACTGATGGAGAGCGGCTATGACGCTGTCTTTCTCGGTACCGGCGCCGGCCTTCCCAACTTTATGCGGATACCCGGCGAAAACGCCTGCGGGGTGTACTCGGCCAATGAATTTCTGACCCGCTCCAACCTGATGCAGGCTTACCGCTTCCCGGAAACGGACACCCCCATCTTTGCCGGTAAAAGGGTGGCCGTACTGGGCGGCGGCAACGTGGCCATGGACGCCGCCCGCACGGCCCTGCGCCTGGGCGCGGAGGAGTCCTGGATCGTTTACCGGCGTTCCAGGGTTGAACTGCCGGCGCGAATTGAAGAAGTTGAGCACGCCGAGGAAGAAGGCGTTAAATTTCAATTCCTCACCAACCCGACCAGGATCCTCTATAACGATGACTACTGGGTAACCGGTATGGAATGCCTGCGCTATGAGTTGGGCGAGCCGGACGCTTCCGGCCGGCGCAGTCCGGTGCCGGTTAAAGGCTCCGAATTTATCCTCGAGGTGGACACGGTGGTGGTGGCTATCGGCACGGGGCTCAATCCGCTTATTTCCAAGACCACGCCCGACCTTGCGGTAAACAAGAGAGGCAATATCACAGCCGACCTGGAAACCGGAGCAACTTCCAAGCCGGGGGTCTACGCCGGCGGCGATGTGGTTACCGGTTCCGCCACGGTCATCCTGGCCATGGGTGCGGGGCGCGCCGCAGCCAAGTCCATCAATAATTATCTCCTGTCAAACAATAAGTTTTTATCGGGTTCCTTATTGGAGGTGAGAGAAGCCAGCCAGGTACGTGTTAACGAAGCGATGTCCAAATGA
- a CDS encoding sulfide/dihydroorotate dehydrogenase-like FAD/NAD-binding protein, protein MYRIVKKEVLAPTLNLIEIHAPLVARKALAGQFVILRIHDEGERIPVTIADFDRKKGTITCVFQEVGRTTKELATFTEGECLKDFVGPLGVPSHIENYGRVACVGGGVGVAPVHPIARALKEAGNEVISIIGARNKDLIFWEDRMGAASSELRVTTDDGSYLRKGFVTDLLKELIEEEGIDFCLAIGPLPMMRAVCDLTKNYGIKTVVSLNPLMVDGTGMCGCCRVTVGGETKFACVDGPEFDGHQVDFAEMARRSVIYKHQEKVSLDLYEEKGTRHHHQCRCGGEE, encoded by the coding sequence ATGTACAGGATCGTAAAAAAAGAAGTACTGGCGCCAACGCTCAACCTGATTGAAATTCATGCGCCACTGGTAGCCAGAAAAGCATTGGCCGGTCAGTTCGTTATCCTGCGCATCCATGACGAGGGTGAGCGGATTCCCGTAACCATAGCGGATTTTGACCGGAAGAAAGGAACCATTACCTGTGTTTTCCAGGAGGTGGGCAGGACAACCAAAGAACTGGCGACCTTTACAGAAGGGGAATGTCTCAAGGATTTTGTCGGCCCCCTGGGTGTCCCTTCCCACATTGAGAATTACGGCCGGGTTGCCTGTGTCGGCGGTGGAGTGGGCGTAGCGCCCGTTCATCCCATAGCCAGGGCACTTAAAGAAGCCGGTAATGAAGTGATCAGCATTATCGGGGCCCGTAATAAAGACCTCATTTTCTGGGAAGACCGCATGGGAGCCGCATCGAGTGAACTGAGAGTGACCACCGACGATGGTTCTTACTTACGCAAGGGCTTCGTGACCGACTTGCTCAAGGAGCTGATCGAGGAAGAAGGGATAGACTTTTGTCTGGCCATCGGACCCCTGCCCATGATGCGGGCGGTATGTGACCTGACCAAAAATTACGGGATCAAGACCGTGGTCAGTCTCAATCCCCTGATGGTTGACGGGACGGGTATGTGCGGTTGCTGCCGGGTAACCGTAGGTGGAGAAACCAAATTCGCCTGTGTCGATGGCCCGGAGTTTGACGGCCACCAGGTCGATTTTGCTGAAATGGCCCGCCGTTCCGTGATCTATAAGCACCAGGAAAAAGTTTCCCTGGACCTGTATGAGGAAAAAGGTACCAGGCATCATCATCAGTGCAGATGCGGGGGTGAAGAGTAA
- a CDS encoding sigma-54-dependent transcriptional regulator, translated as MKKPEILVIDDEIEVGAFFHYYFQEEKGYPVAVANSGSEARAFLSKKSFDLALVDLKLPDTDGITLLKEIKDNNPGCVVIIMTGYSTVKSAVDAMKLGAFDYIDKPFDELEELDILLERALQSIYNKTWFISDELHKLATEFGIVVAADSPLKDLLLLSKKVATRKISILIEGETGTGKEVLARFIHANSLRSGSPFISVNCGALTESLLESELFGHEKGSFTGSQGVRHGIFELANKGTLFLDEIGEASPSIQVKLLRVLESGEFYRVGGEKPLKTDVRVLAATNKNLRDAVKDKLFREDLLYRLDVVNLHIPPLRERRMDILPLVDYFIEKNLPEEEKHLTVRFNNEARNLLQSYFWPGNLRELSNVVARSLALRDSDLLGPECLPRHVVLYGEEDFLAEHLGTKTNIDEALRDWSQRLLKVILSKGSIDFLELEKKLEQEAAWVSRRVIEETLVKTGNNRTEAAKALNITPRVLRYHRNEKSRE; from the coding sequence ATGAAGAAGCCGGAGATCCTGGTGATTGATGATGAGATTGAAGTCGGCGCTTTTTTTCATTATTACTTTCAGGAAGAAAAAGGCTATCCGGTGGCGGTGGCTAACTCCGGTTCAGAAGCCAGAGCCTTTCTATCTAAAAAATCCTTTGATCTTGCTCTGGTGGATTTAAAGCTGCCGGATACGGACGGTATTACCTTACTCAAAGAAATCAAGGATAATAATCCCGGCTGTGTGGTAATCATTATGACCGGGTACAGCACGGTCAAATCCGCTGTAGACGCTATGAAGCTGGGAGCCTTTGATTATATCGACAAGCCTTTTGATGAGCTGGAGGAACTGGACATACTGCTGGAGCGGGCGCTGCAGTCTATTTATAATAAAACATGGTTTATCAGCGATGAACTGCACAAATTAGCTACCGAATTCGGCATTGTCGTGGCTGCTGATAGTCCTTTAAAGGACCTGTTGCTCCTGAGTAAAAAAGTAGCCACCCGCAAGATTTCTATTTTAATTGAAGGCGAAACCGGAACTGGTAAAGAGGTCCTGGCCAGGTTTATCCATGCCAACAGTCTCCGTTCCGGCAGTCCCTTTATAAGTGTTAACTGCGGGGCGCTTACCGAATCGCTCTTGGAAAGCGAACTTTTCGGACATGAAAAAGGGTCCTTTACCGGGTCCCAGGGAGTCCGGCATGGTATTTTTGAATTAGCAAACAAGGGAACACTTTTTCTTGATGAGATCGGTGAGGCCTCGCCTTCAATCCAGGTGAAATTGCTGCGTGTTTTGGAGAGCGGCGAATTTTACAGAGTTGGCGGTGAAAAACCGCTGAAAACCGATGTAAGGGTGCTGGCTGCCACCAATAAAAACCTGCGGGATGCCGTAAAAGATAAACTTTTTCGGGAGGATCTGCTTTATCGCCTTGATGTAGTCAACTTGCATATTCCGCCTTTACGTGAAAGACGTATGGATATTTTGCCTCTGGTCGACTATTTTATCGAAAAAAACCTGCCGGAAGAAGAGAAGCATTTAACTGTCAGGTTTAATAACGAGGCAAGGAACCTTTTGCAGAGCTATTTCTGGCCGGGCAACCTCAGGGAACTGTCAAATGTGGTGGCTCGTTCCCTGGCTCTCAGGGATAGCGACCTGCTTGGACCGGAGTGTCTGCCCAGGCATGTTGTTCTCTACGGGGAGGAGGATTTTCTCGCAGAGCATTTGGGTACGAAGACCAACATTGACGAGGCGCTAAGAGACTGGAGCCAGAGGCTTCTCAAGGTAATATTAAGCAAAGGGAGCATAGATTTTCTGGAGCTTGAGAAGAAGCTGGAACAAGAGGCCGCCTGGGTGTCCAGACGGGTTATCGAAGAAACCCTGGTCAAGACCGGCAATAACCGGACTGAAGCTGCAAAAGCGCTTAATATCACTCCCAGGGTTTTGCGCTACCACCGAAATGAAAAGAGCAGAGAGTAA